The sequence AAAATTGCTTAATCCCCCCATTAACCCATGAAGCAATATTAATGGATGTCCTACTCCCTTTTTTATGTAAGATATCATGTGAAATATTTTTTACATTGTTTTTGAATAAGGAAATAAGCTTGTTTTGCTGCAAATTCTTCCGATTTTTTTTTTGAAGGACCTCTTCCTTCTGTTTTTATTCCACATTCAGAGATACTAACCTCAGAAAGATAAGTGATTACATGTGGATATTCTTCTTCAATTTTAATTTCTTTTTTTTCTCTAAAAGTATTAAAATTTATAATAAATTTATTTTTTTGAGACCATTCTATAATCCATACTTTGTAGCTAAAAATTTCCTTTTGCAATCTCGTAATATTTACATGATGATGTAATATTTTTTTATACACAAAATTTTTACATTCTTGATATCCTATTTCTAAATAAATAAAACCTATTAAAGCTTCAAGGACATTTCCCAATATATTATCGGATACAAGGGGCTTATTCAAAAAAAATATTTCGGTTATAAAAAGTTTTTTAGATATATCATTTAAATTTTTTCTGCATACGATTTTAGATCGTACTTGAGTTAACTCTCCTTCTTTTTTTTTAGGAAGCCGTTCATACAAAAAATGTGAAATAA comes from Blattabacterium sp. (Mastotermes darwiniensis) str. MADAR and encodes:
- a CDS encoding ribonuclease III family protein — encoded protein: MLSDDFFFQNDEDSLFFKKLKNVLGFCPKNIKFFKEVFVYSFSTEKRNLNKNYYVNFQRLEFLGDAVLNSIISHFLYERLPKKKEGELTQVRSKIVCRKNLNDISKKLFITEIFFLNKPLVSDNILGNVLEALIGFIYLEIGYQECKNFVYKKILHHHVNITRLQKEIFSYKVWIIEWSQKNKFIINFNTFREKKEIKIEEEYPHVITYLSEVSISECGIKTEGRGPSKKKSEEFAAKQAYFLIQKQCKKYFT